The window ACTTCGCAGAATCGAGCATTGATCGTTTCACAAAGGAGCCCGCCATGAATGGCATCACCGTCGCCACCAAAAGCTGTCAACACTGTGCCATTCTAAATGGGGAATTCGATGAAGAAGTGGTCCATCACATGCGCAGATGCTGCCAGTCGTGAATCACATGGCACTCCCTGCAATTCTCGCCGAATAGCTTTTCATGAGGATCGAAATGGCATGTCGCGCACAACAGTTCGGGATTGAGCAGGGCATGGTCCATCTTTTATATCCGACCGACGGCGCCACTGTGCTCCGTATGGCATTCCAGGCAGTGCGATTCGGCTTCATGGAAGCGTAATTCCCCGCGAAGCACAGAGGCATCCCCGAATGCACGACACCCCAGGCATGCGTCGTTGTGCACACCACGCCACGGTTCATGGCAGTCTGCGCATGCGGCGTTTTCTTCATGCACGGCAATCCGGTTGCCCGGCTGTGCGGCCTCCTCATCGAAAAAAAGCCATACCGAAAAAAGCGATCAGGGCGAGAATATGCGTCGTCTTAAGCGCCGCCTTCACGGGATCCACCTCAATCCATAGTACCAAGTCGTCGCCACATGAACCGTGGCCATTGCGAACAGGAACCATGTCGATGCGATATGGATCGTATTCCAGAAGGTAAAAAGGGTTTTCGTGTGGGCGTAAAGCTGAAGGCGCTCTTCACGCTCGGCCAGGGATTCCGCCAGTTTTCTGAATTTCACACATTTTTCCAACAACTGGGCGTCCCTGCGTGTCCCCGCGTCTGTCCCGGCATCCTCCGGGGCCGAGTCTGTGTCCTCGAGCAGGTTCAGCTCCTTCAGGCAAAAACGAGGGTCCAACTCCCGCTTTAATGTTTTAAGCGACTCTTCCAGTGTGCCCACGTCCGATTTTTGCTCCTTGATACTTCGATTGAGTTTTACGAAAAGAACCCTACCGACGACGCCGCTTATGACAGTCAACAGCATGCCGACAAAAACAAGCACGCCGATCAAACTGGCGGACTTGATGCCGGAATAGACAACCATCAGAATCCCCCCGATCAATCCGAAATAGATGTGGGGGTTCAGAGGGTTGGCCTTGCCTTTACGCTTCAGAATTCTCTTTCGGTACACATAAATGAGGGTTACGAGCATCAGCAGCGTGCCGATGATCCCCAGGAAGTGACCAACCATGTTTCCGCTGAAATCCTCCAGGGGGAATGCCAGGAAGAAAATCAGTGCCCCAATGAAACCGATGGACAGCAACTCCGGAAGGTTTTTTATCCCCCTTCCCCTTTAGGCCTTCAGCGTGATATCGGTAACCGGTACCGCCGTGCAGGTCAAAATCATGCCATTTTCGCGGTCGGCTTCGTCCAGGCCATCGTCGGTCTCCATTTTTACTTCCCCAGACAGCAGCTTCACCACGCATGTCCCGCAAAACCCCTGTTGACACTCATTCTCAAATTTTATCCCGTGGGTTTCGGCCAAATCGAGGATGCTCTCATACTGATCCTCCTACGTAACTGTTTTACCCGATCGTTTAAACTCCACTTGATATGACATTTCAATCCTCCTTTAACAACTGCCGCAGAATGCGCGTTGTCCTTGTCGTTCTTAGTGATAAGCGATCAAAGCCCCAAAGAAAAAGCGCACCAGGAAAGACATGGTAAAAAAATGCGCCCAGCTCATCCCCAATATCCCTTCCCTTTTTTCCATGTAGTTGGGACCAACCCTCATCTCCATTTTGAACCATTGAATATCGATCTTGTCCGCCTGCTGAAGCATAACATCATCGGCATGTTGCCCCGTATCGCTGAGGATCGAAGGTATGGAAGGAACGCCTTGCGATAGCAAGGCCAGGATAAGAGTGAACATGGCACGTCGTACCGTTCGCCTGAGAGGCTTTATATCGAACGCCTTGTGCCAGGACTGGAGATCATGCACGGACCGGATGATGCGTTGGGAGTGGGGCACTGCTGCATGTCGCTGGACGGA is drawn from Desulfatitalea tepidiphila and contains these coding sequences:
- a CDS encoding 2Fe-2S iron-sulfur cluster-binding protein, which encodes MLDLAETHGIKFENECQQGFCGTCVVKLLSGEVKMETDDGLDEADRENGMILTCTAVPVTDITLKA